The following coding sequences are from one Enterococcus sp. 4G2_DIV0659 window:
- a CDS encoding PhzF family phenazine biosynthesis protein yields MKITVYVASAFSKNHKGGNKAGVVLMENTLTNTQKMAIAKQLGYAETAFISESDVAEYKFDYFTPKEEVDLCGHATIGSFAILRHLNQLSRNNYTIETNSGVLAITIKDDILFMEQNKPIFYEVIAPNEFVDCFDYQVIDNNYPIQIVSTGLKDILIPIKSDTQLHGLKPNFEKIKEISQSYNVIGTHLYTFDENRIICRNFAPLYDINEEAATGTSNGALACYLYERGYLQKETYVFEQGYSLHSLSEIVVKLATDSQDNIEKVYVGGQGYYCEAKCLIVEEDLETLE; encoded by the coding sequence ATGAAAATAACAGTTTATGTTGCTAGTGCATTTAGCAAGAATCATAAAGGCGGGAATAAAGCAGGCGTGGTTTTGATGGAAAACACATTAACGAATACTCAAAAAATGGCAATAGCTAAACAATTAGGCTACGCAGAAACCGCATTTATATCAGAATCTGATGTTGCCGAGTATAAGTTTGACTATTTTACACCTAAAGAAGAAGTTGACTTATGTGGTCATGCGACAATTGGTTCTTTCGCAATACTCAGGCATTTAAACCAACTTTCTAGGAATAATTACACCATTGAAACCAACAGTGGTGTTCTTGCGATTACTATAAAAGACGACATTCTATTTATGGAACAGAACAAACCGATATTCTACGAAGTGATAGCACCAAACGAGTTCGTGGATTGTTTTGACTATCAAGTAATAGATAATAACTACCCTATCCAGATTGTCTCCACAGGTCTAAAGGATATTTTAATTCCCATAAAAAGTGACACGCAATTACACGGACTGAAGCCTAATTTTGAAAAAATCAAAGAAATCAGCCAATCATACAATGTTATCGGGACACATCTCTATACCTTTGACGAGAATCGAATCATTTGCAGGAACTTTGCACCATTATATGATATCAATGAAGAAGCAGCGACTGGCACATCAAATGGGGCGTTAGCTTGTTACTTGTACGAACGAGGCTACTTACAAAAGGAAACCTATGTATTTGAACAAGGGTATTCACTGCATTCGCTATCTGAAATAGTCGTTAAACTGGCAACTGATAGCCAGGATAACATAGAGAAAGTGTATGTTGGAGGGCAAGGGTATTACTGTGAAGCGAAGTGTTTAATTGTGGAAGAAGATTTAGAAACTTTAGAATAA
- a CDS encoding cysteine-rich KTR domain-containing protein, producing MDNTTWIICPVCKGKTRTKIRPDTTIKHLPLYCPKCKQENLVNVKHLKITIIKEPDVITQSQ from the coding sequence ATGGATAATACAACTTGGATTATTTGCCCTGTCTGTAAAGGAAAAACGCGGACTAAAATTCGCCCAGATACTACAATTAAACATTTGCCACTTTATTGTCCGAAATGCAAACAGGAAAATCTAGTAAATGTTAAACACTTAAAAATAACAATAATAAAAGAGCCAGACGTCATAACGCAGAGCCAATAA
- a CDS encoding DUF1846 domain-containing protein, whose amino-acid sequence MKKLGFDPQKYIEEQSKYILERVDHYDKLYLEFGGKLIGDMHAKRVLPGFDADAKIKLLQKLKDQAEILICVYAGDIERNKIRGDYGITYDMDILRQIDELREYGLAVNSVVITRYSGQPSTKMFINKLERRNIKVYKHEAIEDYPSNLEKIVSEEGFGKNDYIPTTKPIVVVTAPGPGSGKLATCLNQLYHESRNGKTAGYSKFETFPVWNVPLKHPLNIAYEAATVDLKDVNMIDSFHFDKYQQVAVNYNRDVETFPVIKRIIEKITGEESVYQSPTDMGVNRVGFGIIDDDVVKEASKQEIIRRCFATECDFKKGLIDEEIVNRIKLIMEEVELKKEDRKAVLPARQYSEQLREKNQSSETPAVIAFELADGRIVKGRTSGLMDSCSSAILNSIKTLANISDEILLLSPVILETIQTMKKKELHSKITALKANEILIALAISAVTNPTAQLAYDKLSELSGVQAHSTVMLSKNDEQTLRELGLDVTSDAVYPSENLYYI is encoded by the coding sequence GTGAAGAAACTAGGTTTTGATCCACAAAAGTACATTGAAGAGCAATCAAAGTATATCCTTGAAAGAGTCGATCACTATGATAAGTTATACTTAGAGTTTGGCGGCAAATTAATCGGAGATATGCATGCAAAACGCGTGTTGCCAGGATTTGATGCAGACGCTAAAATTAAGCTTTTACAAAAATTAAAAGATCAAGCGGAGATTTTGATTTGTGTTTATGCAGGTGATATTGAACGCAACAAAATTCGTGGCGATTATGGAATTACCTACGATATGGATATTTTGCGCCAAATAGATGAGCTAAGAGAATACGGTTTAGCCGTGAATAGTGTGGTCATAACACGTTATAGTGGACAGCCTTCTACAAAAATGTTTATTAACAAATTGGAAAGAAGAAACATCAAAGTCTATAAACACGAGGCAATTGAAGATTATCCATCAAATCTTGAAAAAATCGTTAGCGAAGAAGGCTTTGGTAAAAATGACTATATCCCAACGACTAAACCAATTGTAGTCGTTACAGCACCAGGTCCTGGTAGTGGGAAATTAGCGACTTGTTTAAACCAGCTGTATCACGAAAGCCGCAACGGCAAGACCGCTGGTTATTCAAAATTTGAAACCTTCCCCGTTTGGAATGTTCCATTGAAACATCCATTAAATATTGCGTATGAAGCAGCAACAGTTGATTTGAAAGATGTCAATATGATTGATTCATTCCACTTTGATAAGTACCAACAAGTGGCTGTCAATTATAATCGCGATGTGGAGACTTTCCCTGTAATCAAACGAATTATTGAAAAAATTACCGGTGAAGAATCTGTCTATCAATCACCAACGGACATGGGGGTTAACCGTGTAGGTTTTGGAATCATCGATGATGATGTGGTGAAAGAAGCATCCAAACAAGAAATCATTCGACGTTGTTTTGCGACAGAATGTGACTTTAAAAAAGGCTTGATCGACGAAGAAATAGTCAATCGCATTAAGTTGATTATGGAAGAAGTTGAGCTGAAAAAAGAAGACCGAAAAGCTGTACTTCCTGCACGTCAGTATTCAGAGCAATTAAGAGAGAAAAACCAAAGCAGTGAGACACCAGCAGTTATTGCCTTTGAGTTAGCAGATGGTCGAATTGTAAAAGGAAGAACAAGTGGTTTAATGGATTCTTGTTCATCGGCTATCTTGAATTCGATTAAAACATTAGCTAATATCTCGGATGAAATTTTATTATTATCTCCAGTGATTCTTGAAACGATTCAAACGATGAAGAAGAAGGAGTTACACAGTAAAATAACCGCTTTAAAAGCTAATGAAATTTTAATTGCATTAGCGATTAGCGCGGTGACGAACCCGACCGCACAATTGGCTTATGATAAATTATCCGAATTAAGTGGTGTTCAAGCTCATTCTACGGTGATGTTAAGTAAGAATGATGAGCAAACATTACGGGAGTTAGGATTGGATGTTACTAGTGATGCGGTATATCCGTCTGAGAATTTGTATTATATTTAG
- a CDS encoding N-acetyltransferase, protein MNININSINNCNAENSIEQISLLVYEGFKSKFTRKLFNDQEVLDVITAFCKYLISVKPEKLFVSEYNGKLYGCLFLTTNEEKYYDLYYSLKKELSFSQCLRLILLLSVLSHKPQHNESYIDFLAVAPEFRNKGIGKALVSHCKNIFPKKEITLHVAEQNYRAYQLYNKLGFKIIKKQSSFIMELVVGLRGWRLMKWEQ, encoded by the coding sequence ATGAATATTAATATAAACAGTATAAATAATTGCAATGCAGAAAATAGTATTGAACAAATTTCGCTTTTAGTTTATGAAGGTTTTAAATCTAAATTTACAAGAAAATTATTTAATGATCAAGAAGTATTAGATGTAATTACTGCTTTCTGCAAATATCTAATTTCAGTAAAGCCGGAGAAATTATTTGTTTCAGAGTATAATGGAAAATTATACGGTTGTTTATTTTTAACAACAAACGAAGAAAAATATTATGACTTGTATTATTCGTTAAAAAAAGAATTATCCTTTTCACAATGTCTTAGGTTAATCCTTTTGTTGAGCGTGCTTTCTCACAAGCCTCAGCATAATGAAAGCTACATCGATTTTCTTGCTGTTGCGCCAGAATTTAGAAATAAGGGAATTGGTAAAGCACTAGTTTCCCATTGTAAAAATATCTTTCCGAAAAAGGAAATAACTTTGCATGTAGCGGAACAAAATTATAGGGCTTATCAATTATATAATAAATTAGGTTTTAAAATAATAAAAAAACAGTCAAGTTTTATAATGGAATTAGTAGTAGGTTTAAGAGGATGGCGATTAATGAAATGGGAGCAATAA
- a CDS encoding MFS transporter codes for METTKISMYQTTFNFIKLVTGQTVSVFGTSLLRFALSLHVLDITGRADIYATLFAISSLPILLAPIAGAIADRFNRKTIMVWLDVTNGLFSLLLFIAFFLNQSSLVIITIAMILFGFVGAMDTPVVTAIIPSIALKEKLESANGILQGIQSLSGIVAPILGGLLYSIIGMNNILIITTLAFFLTALLETRILVPENKTEYSGNIFKVLANDLKEGFHYTLTHSFIRKTMLISMGLNFALTPLFIVGVPYILRVTMNLNTSLYGIGVGIIEFATILGALLIGIVSKKLKVSNFYLWILFISILLIPIALSTTPYTLQYGSLPGFLIFVFSGVPLSACLSIVSIFAISKVQKITPIEHLGKVMSIIMATAQCVAPIGQILYGIGFEVFQDTVYIPIIATFIATLMLSLLSKLLYHDEKDI; via the coding sequence ATGGAAACTACAAAAATTTCAATGTATCAGACGACATTCAATTTTATCAAACTAGTAACAGGACAAACTGTTTCTGTGTTTGGAACATCGCTACTTCGTTTTGCCTTATCCTTGCATGTTTTAGATATTACAGGACGAGCAGATATCTATGCGACACTATTTGCGATTTCAAGCCTTCCTATTTTACTAGCACCTATTGCTGGAGCTATAGCAGATAGATTTAATAGAAAGACAATTATGGTATGGCTCGATGTGACGAATGGCTTATTTAGTCTACTCTTATTTATTGCTTTCTTTTTAAACCAATCATCACTTGTAATTATTACTATTGCCATGATTCTCTTTGGTTTTGTCGGTGCTATGGATACACCAGTTGTTACTGCTATTATCCCAAGTATTGCTTTAAAAGAGAAATTAGAATCTGCTAATGGAATCTTACAGGGGATTCAGTCATTATCAGGAATCGTAGCTCCCATATTAGGTGGCTTGCTTTACAGCATTATTGGGATGAATAATATTCTTATCATCACTACACTAGCATTTTTCTTAACGGCATTATTAGAAACACGTATTTTAGTACCAGAAAATAAGACTGAATATTCAGGTAATATCTTCAAAGTTTTGGCAAATGATTTGAAAGAGGGATTTCACTATACACTAACGCACAGTTTTATTCGTAAAACAATGCTCATAAGTATGGGATTAAATTTCGCTCTTACCCCGCTTTTTATCGTTGGTGTTCCATACATTTTAAGAGTAACCATGAATTTGAATACCAGTTTATATGGGATTGGCGTTGGAATTATTGAGTTTGCAACTATCTTGGGTGCACTTCTAATTGGAATAGTATCAAAGAAGCTAAAGGTTTCAAATTTCTATCTCTGGATTTTATTCATTTCAATCCTTTTAATTCCAATTGCTTTATCGACCACTCCTTATACGTTACAATATGGCAGTTTACCTGGATTCCTAATCTTTGTATTTAGTGGTGTACCGCTTTCAGCTTGCTTGTCAATTGTGTCTATCTTTGCGATTAGTAAAGTTCAAAAAATTACGCCGATAGAACATCTAGGAAAAGTAATGTCTATCATTATGGCAACTGCTCAATGTGTTGCCCCTATTGGTCAAATCTTATATGGAATCGGATTTGAAGTTTTTCAAGATACAGTCTATATTCCTATTATTGCTACATTCATTGCTACATTGATGTTATCACTATTAAGTAAGCTACTTTATCACGATGAAAAAGACATCTAA
- a CDS encoding VOC family protein, whose product MIKTGTPYLYFYDECDDALKYYVDIFGAEILEKATFEDVEYLEDESRKNCIAYASFKLGESVILANDFLERKSKENGSTSPQTSIWLEIEKEADIKFLEEKMLATGSKSITKLEETFWDSFYAKIEDKFGIIWELNAQK is encoded by the coding sequence ATGATCAAAACAGGAACCCCTTATCTATATTTTTATGACGAGTGCGACGATGCATTAAAATATTATGTCGATATCTTTGGCGCCGAAATTCTAGAAAAAGCTACATTTGAAGATGTGGAGTATCTGGAAGATGAAAGCCGTAAAAATTGTATTGCTTATGCTAGTTTTAAACTTGGAGAAAGTGTGATTCTAGCAAATGATTTTCTCGAAAGAAAAAGCAAAGAGAATGGTTCTACAAGTCCGCAGACTAGTATCTGGCTTGAGATTGAAAAAGAGGCTGACATAAAGTTTCTGGAAGAAAAAATGTTAGCAACTGGTTCCAAGAGCATTACAAAACTTGAGGAGACTTTTTGGGATTCATTCTATGCGAAAATCGAAGATAAATTTGGGATTATTTGGGAATTGAATGCGCAAAAGTAG
- a CDS encoding ABC transporter ATP-binding protein produces MILKATDLSKSFPIENMEPQQILKNIQLTINKGEFVSIMGASGSGKSTLLYTISGMTEPTSGTVEFSGEQLNQLTEEQLTSLRLDKMGFVFQQANLLKNFNLKDNIVLSAYLGKKESQKKIDERADKLMQQVGVHQLALKDITQASGGQLQRVSICRALINEPEIIFGDEPTGALNSKAASEIMGLFNEINQKGTTILLVTHDAKVASKTERILFMSDGEIISEKYLGKIKDNLELKTRDEQVAEWLNGLGF; encoded by the coding sequence ATGATTTTAAAAGCAACTGATTTGTCAAAGAGTTTTCCGATTGAAAATATGGAACCCCAACAAATATTAAAAAATATTCAATTAACAATTAATAAAGGTGAATTTGTTTCTATCATGGGCGCCAGCGGTTCTGGAAAGTCCACTCTCCTTTATACTATTAGTGGTATGACAGAACCTACTTCTGGCACTGTTGAATTTTCTGGTGAACAATTAAATCAACTAACTGAAGAACAACTAACAAGTTTACGGTTAGACAAAATGGGGTTTGTATTCCAACAGGCGAATTTACTAAAAAATTTCAATTTGAAAGACAATATTGTGCTTTCAGCTTATCTGGGCAAAAAAGAATCACAAAAGAAAATTGATGAGCGTGCTGATAAACTAATGCAACAGGTTGGTGTTCATCAGCTTGCTTTAAAAGATATTACGCAAGCTTCTGGAGGTCAATTACAGCGTGTATCCATTTGTCGTGCATTAATTAATGAGCCAGAGATTATATTTGGTGATGAACCCACAGGAGCACTCAATTCAAAGGCTGCTTCTGAGATTATGGGTCTCTTTAACGAAATAAATCAGAAAGGAACAACGATTCTATTAGTAACACATGACGCGAAAGTTGCTTCAAAAACAGAACGTATTCTCTTTATGTCGGATGGTGAAATTATTTCTGAAAAGTACTTGGGAAAAATTAAAGACAATTTAGAACTTAAAACACGTGATGAACAAGTAGCTGAATGGTTAAATGGGTTAGGCTTCTAG
- the arsC gene encoding arsenate reductase (thioredoxin) has product MKKIYFLCTGNSCRSQMADGLAKSILDSKEWEVRSAGIEAHGLNPRAVQIMAEMGIDISQNKSEVIDIDYLNSSDLVVTLCGDALDNCPVIPKAVQHIHWGLEDPAKATGTEEEIMSMFRTTRDEIEKRIKRLR; this is encoded by the coding sequence ATGAAAAAAATTTATTTCTTATGTACTGGTAATTCTTGTCGCAGCCAAATGGCAGATGGTTTAGCTAAATCAATTTTAGATTCAAAAGAATGGGAAGTCAGAAGTGCAGGAATCGAAGCACATGGGCTTAATCCAAGAGCGGTTCAAATCATGGCTGAAATGGGTATTGATATTAGCCAAAATAAATCAGAAGTCATAGATATAGACTATCTAAACTCTTCCGATTTAGTAGTTACTCTATGTGGGGATGCATTAGATAATTGTCCTGTCATTCCTAAAGCTGTTCAACACATTCATTGGGGCTTGGAAGATCCAGCCAAAGCGACAGGAACAGAGGAAGAGATTATGAGCATGTTTAGAACGACTAGAGATGAAATAGAAAAAAGAATTAAGCGTTTAAGATAA
- a CDS encoding MerR family transcriptional regulator, producing MKQLTAGEIAKLFNISKYRIRHYIDKGILTPKRNEENKYYVFEESDIYRLYQINTLREIGFSIKEIQESLKLDNIKSMFEEAETKIQREINKLLATQKTINKIVNSQRKYELNKVILLNEKNDVLKN from the coding sequence TTGAAGCAACTTACAGCAGGGGAAATTGCAAAATTGTTTAACATATCGAAATACAGAATAAGACATTATATTGATAAAGGTATACTAACGCCAAAACGAAATGAAGAAAATAAATATTATGTTTTTGAAGAAAGTGATATTTATCGTTTATACCAAATTAATACTTTGAGAGAAATTGGATTTTCTATTAAAGAGATACAAGAAAGTTTAAAATTAGATAATATAAAATCAATGTTTGAGGAAGCCGAAACTAAGATTCAACGAGAAATAAATAAGCTACTGGCGACTCAGAAAACAATCAACAAAATTGTTAATTCACAAAGAAAATATGAATTGAACAAAGTTATTTTGTTGAACGAGAAGAACGATGTTTTAAAAAATTAA
- a CDS encoding ABC transporter permease — translation MIRRLIKRDLKKNKVITFTLFMFILLSAMLVSSALMIVTELNGSLNHLFEEARVPSYVQMYAGDLSQKEIDTFSEKNDFVKEQQTVTMLNISGENLFLQENDKSEVNSIIENSFVKQNDSFDFLLDTGNKIAQITDGGIGVPVYHQQQYNLKIGSKVQIQFGDFKKSYTITAFIRDAQMNPSLVTSKRFLISDNDWNELETKISSQEYLIEFELKDERTIAEFEKQYEASNLPQSGTALTRSLYQVLNSLTDGIVIAIITLISLLLLLIAFSCLRFTILTAIEEDYREIGIMKAIGISNKNTRKMYLTKYVVIAFIACVGGYLTSLAITNLFTQSMSAYMGTAPKTAISYLLPLVGTIVVFMFVYLFCTFVFRRFKKISAYQALQVSQTSGNRKIGHRMQLSGKKHWIRNPTIFIGVREVLTQIKVYLLLMFVFSISIFLMSVPLNFLQTVQDSKFISYMGAGKSDLRIDIHQFDKYHEESEQVYNYLLKEKLSKDSKIGNIVLYKTSAFQIKNAEDELVTIKIESTDDYETFPLSYTSGQAPKNENEIALSSMNADEFEASVGDKLTIMLQDQEKTVTVSGIYQDVTNGGKTAKGMLQSDDILWATFNFNVTDRAKISDIKTELEQKFKHIKVTDTNDYIKQTLGGIIEQVYKISIVAFVLALFIAVLITSMFFKMILAKEAKNIAIMKSIGISSKTLQKQYITQAIFTLVFGILFGMIATNLLGSQVASLLLSGVSNIAFVTNPFINYLVIPFSLVLVVSSSVYIISLSIKKIMLVVE, via the coding sequence ATGATACGTCGATTAATAAAAAGAGATTTAAAAAAAAATAAAGTAATTACTTTCACACTGTTCATGTTTATCTTATTATCCGCTATGCTGGTATCCAGTGCGTTGATGATTGTGACAGAATTAAATGGTTCTTTGAATCACTTATTTGAGGAAGCAAGAGTGCCCAGTTATGTTCAAATGTATGCAGGTGATTTATCTCAAAAAGAAATTGATACATTCAGCGAAAAAAATGACTTCGTAAAAGAACAACAAACGGTAACAATGCTGAATATTTCTGGGGAAAATTTATTTCTCCAAGAAAATGATAAATCAGAAGTTAACAGTATTATTGAAAATAGCTTTGTAAAACAAAATGATTCGTTTGATTTTTTATTAGATACAGGTAATAAGATCGCGCAAATTACTGATGGTGGGATTGGTGTACCGGTCTATCATCAGCAGCAATACAACTTAAAAATAGGTTCTAAAGTACAGATACAATTTGGTGATTTTAAGAAATCATATACTATCACTGCGTTTATACGTGATGCTCAAATGAACCCCTCTCTTGTCACCTCTAAGCGGTTTTTAATAAGTGATAATGATTGGAATGAGTTGGAAACTAAAATTAGTAGCCAAGAATACTTAATTGAATTTGAGTTAAAAGATGAACGTACTATTGCTGAATTTGAAAAACAGTATGAAGCGTCAAACCTTCCGCAAAGTGGAACAGCTCTTACACGCTCTTTATATCAAGTATTAAACTCATTAACTGATGGAATTGTCATTGCGATCATAACATTAATCAGTTTGCTACTATTACTAATAGCTTTTTCGTGTTTAAGATTTACAATTCTCACAGCAATTGAAGAAGATTATCGAGAAATTGGAATTATGAAAGCAATTGGAATCAGTAATAAAAATACAAGAAAGATGTATTTAACAAAGTATGTTGTTATTGCCTTCATTGCTTGTGTTGGTGGTTATCTTACTTCACTAGCTATTACAAATCTGTTTACACAATCAATGTCTGCTTATATGGGAACTGCACCTAAAACAGCGATTAGCTACTTACTTCCTCTTGTGGGAACAATCGTTGTCTTCATGTTTGTATACTTATTTTGTACGTTTGTCTTCCGCCGTTTTAAGAAAATTTCAGCTTATCAAGCCTTACAAGTTAGTCAAACATCTGGAAATCGCAAAATTGGACATAGAATGCAATTAAGCGGAAAGAAACACTGGATTCGGAATCCAACCATTTTTATTGGTGTTCGTGAAGTATTAACACAAATAAAAGTTTATCTATTATTGATGTTCGTATTCTCTATCAGCATATTCTTAATGAGTGTACCATTGAATTTTCTGCAAACTGTCCAAGACTCTAAATTCATCTCTTATATGGGGGCTGGAAAAAGTGACTTGCGAATTGATATCCATCAGTTTGATAAATATCACGAAGAATCAGAGCAAGTGTACAATTATTTATTAAAAGAAAAATTAAGTAAAGATTCAAAAATAGGAAATATCGTTCTTTATAAAACAAGTGCTTTCCAAATCAAGAATGCAGAGGATGAGCTTGTAACTATCAAAATTGAAAGTACCGATGATTATGAAACATTTCCACTCAGTTATACGTCAGGGCAAGCACCAAAAAATGAAAATGAAATTGCCTTATCTAGTATGAATGCTGACGAATTTGAAGCAAGTGTTGGTGACAAACTGACAATTATGCTACAAGACCAAGAAAAAACTGTCACAGTGAGTGGAATTTATCAAGATGTAACGAATGGTGGGAAAACTGCGAAAGGAATGCTCCAAAGTGATGATATTTTATGGGCAACATTCAATTTCAATGTTACAGATCGCGCCAAGATTAGTGATATAAAAACTGAATTAGAACAAAAATTTAAGCATATCAAAGTAACGGATACCAATGATTATATTAAACAGACCTTAGGTGGAATCATTGAGCAAGTATATAAAATTAGTATTGTTGCTTTCGTACTTGCTTTGTTTATTGCTGTTCTCATTACTTCTATGTTTTTTAAAATGATACTAGCTAAAGAAGCAAAGAACATTGCGATTATGAAAAGCATTGGCATCTCATCAAAAACGTTACAAAAGCAGTACATTACACAAGCTATTTTTACACTAGTATTTGGTATTCTCTTTGGGATGATAGCAACAAATTTACTAGGCTCACAAGTTGCTAGTTTATTACTCTCTGGTGTATCAAATATAGCTTTTGTCACAAATCCTTTTATCAACTATCTAGTTATTCCTTTTTCACTAGTGCTAGTAGTGAGTTCGAGTGTTTATATCATTAGCTTATCCATCAAAAAAATAATGTTAGTCGTTGAGTAA
- a CDS encoding TetR/AcrR family transcriptional regulator, translated as MSRTKDFDEKRNEILDYAEKLFILRGYELTTVNAILKEVGIGKGTFYYYFESKEEAMDAVIMRIIDDELVYAKEIISRKDLAPIEKLIISLFSKPKSEGKKVMIEQLYKANNALMKQRAMQRTLELVCPIYAEMIIEGNNSKDFFSINPLADIQFLVAGIQTLYDLSGLSEAKIEVNLDAILNTLFRVIQIDENRISKVDVRQMMIKNM; from the coding sequence ATGTCACGAACAAAAGATTTTGATGAAAAAAGAAACGAAATTTTGGATTATGCAGAGAAATTATTTATTTTAAGAGGATATGAATTAACTACAGTCAACGCCATTCTTAAAGAGGTCGGGATTGGGAAAGGAACATTCTATTACTACTTTGAATCTAAAGAAGAAGCCATGGACGCAGTCATCATGAGAATCATTGATGATGAATTAGTTTATGCAAAAGAAATTATCTCTCGCAAAGATCTAGCTCCAATTGAAAAATTAATAATTTCATTATTTAGTAAGCCAAAATCAGAAGGTAAGAAAGTTATGATTGAGCAACTATATAAAGCAAACAATGCTTTAATGAAACAAAGAGCAATGCAACGAACACTTGAATTGGTCTGCCCTATCTATGCAGAAATGATAATTGAGGGGAACAATAGTAAGGATTTTTTTTCAATCAATCCATTGGCAGATATTCAATTCCTTGTTGCTGGAATACAAACCTTATATGACCTAAGTGGTTTAAGTGAGGCTAAAATTGAAGTAAATCTTGATGCTATTCTAAATACTCTATTTAGAGTCATTCAGATTGATGAAAATAGAATTAGTAAAGTGGACGTTCGACAAATGATGATTAAAAATATGTAA
- a CDS encoding winged helix-turn-helix transcriptional regulator: MIKKENMPLCDVATTVQLIGSKWKTLILRDLISGPKRNSELKRSLSGISQKVLTESLNSMIADGIVERIDFQKMPPHVEYQLTPLGETLLPVIESMRQWGKFYKEQL, from the coding sequence ATGATAAAAAAAGAAAATATGCCCCTTTGTGATGTAGCAACAACAGTTCAATTGATTGGGAGTAAATGGAAAACCTTAATCCTACGCGATTTAATCTCTGGTCCGAAACGGAATTCAGAATTAAAACGGTCATTATCAGGGATTTCACAAAAAGTGTTGACAGAAAGTCTTAACTCTATGATAGCAGACGGGATTGTCGAGCGAATCGATTTTCAAAAAATGCCCCCTCATGTGGAATATCAATTAACTCCATTAGGTGAAACCTTACTTCCAGTGATTGAATCTATGAGGCAATGGGGAAAATTTTATAAGGAACAACTTTAA
- a CDS encoding helix-turn-helix domain-containing protein has translation MKTKMPEILSFISEEAVRRKMTSEEIAVHFGYDKHHFSRTFKEINGFSVVEFLSSLKVEQAIIEFDEEKRVIDLQEHSGFESSGSFTNTFKKYTGSSPREYKTEMNELFDDMKRFETNDKDQSIAHFEEKNQSFCTVTIEVPDEFEMGIIFIGLFRTLIPNHLPISGLATKNLIGNKLKNIPNGDYYLLACGISRSNNILSYFNLNNSLRGKEDEKLSFPACSGNHYTIKLREPIPEDPPILVNVGKLLISSIKNTI, from the coding sequence ATGAAAACGAAAATGCCTGAAATTCTTTCTTTCATTTCAGAAGAAGCGGTTCGTAGAAAAATGACAAGTGAGGAAATTGCCGTTCACTTTGGTTATGATAAACATCATTTTAGTCGGACATTTAAAGAAATAAATGGATTCAGTGTCGTTGAATTCCTCTCTAGTTTAAAAGTTGAACAAGCGATCATTGAATTTGATGAAGAAAAAAGAGTAATTGACCTACAAGAACATTCAGGTTTTGAAAGCAGCGGTAGTTTCACGAATACGTTTAAAAAATATACAGGTAGTTCTCCTAGAGAGTACAAAACTGAAATGAATGAACTTTTTGATGACATGAAACGTTTTGAAACGAATGATAAGGATCAGTCGATCGCGCATTTTGAAGAAAAGAATCAGTCTTTTTGTACGGTAACGATTGAAGTACCTGATGAATTTGAAATGGGGATCATCTTTATTGGGCTTTTCCGTACACTTATACCGAATCATTTGCCTATATCTGGATTAGCTACTAAAAATTTAATAGGAAATAAATTGAAAAATATTCCAAATGGAGACTATTACTTACTGGCTTGCGGGATAAGCCGTTCCAATAATATTCTCTCTTACTTTAACTTAAATAATAGTTTAAGAGGGAAAGAAGATGAAAAGTTATCTTTTCCAGCATGTTCTGGCAATCATTACACGATTAAACTGAGAGAACCAATACCAGAAGACCCGCCAATATTAGTGAATGTGGGTAAACTTTTGATCTCCTCCATAAAGAACACAATCTAG